The genomic segment ACAAGGGAACAAGCCAACATTATGACCATGAACGGTGATACATTGGTATATCCTGCTCGGTTTTCCTCTGCAAGATGGGAAGAATGGGGAGATTTGTCTCAGGTCCTCGCTGGTTACCAGCCGCCTTCTTATCCTCAGATACCTCCTGTTGATTTCGCAATGGATGTGTCCAAGATGAGGAATGTTGCTTGTTACATAAGCCACAGTACTGATCCAAATGTCATTGTCCAGTTAGTACTTTATGATCACAACAGTCTCATGTTCCCCAGAGTCATGCTCTTCGCTGCAGAGAACATCCCTCCCATGACTGAGCTCAGCCTTGATTATGGAGTAGCTGATGATTGGACTGCCAAGCTTGccatttgtaattaaaaatctcCTTGTTAAATGGTGGATCCTAGCCATATTTTTCCAGGTAAAACTAAGTTAATAATGGTTAATAAGCCTAAGTTTTACCAAATAAGCCTTTAGTATCATTCTTGTTAAACCTTGAGAAAAGCATCAGCAAGAAACATTGCAAATGGGTCTTGTATAGGTTTGCTTTCTTGCATAGTTTTGCACATTGTATTGATTGTGAGAGAATTGCTGCAACTTGGTGTCTGAATTCATTTTTGGTCTATATGCTGCATTGAGAAAACCAAAGATGTGGTCTTGATGTTGGTCATATCATGTTCATTTGAATTCGATAATTTATCGGTTTCTTGCATATTGTAATCAGGCTGAGATTGAAtggtttgcttttgtttgtttgtttgtttgctagTTGGTGCAGAAGGAAAGGAATTGTGCAGAAGCTAAAGTTTAAGAGACCCCCACTCCTCCCATTTTGAATTTTGGGTATCTTTGTTTTGCACATTTGGGAGTCttgatggttttttttgggGGTAATAGTgtacaaaactcaaaagatgTTTGTTTTGTCTGTGCTGATTTGTTCTTGGGTTTGTCGTACTTAAGAAATGTTaaccacctctctctctctcaattaaTAGGgtattaatttgaaattatcACCAAATTATTGGAATAGGATTGTGAAGTAACTCAAGTCACTTGGCGAGGGAACAGTTAAAAACATCAAATGTAGGGTTGTTTATCTCACAGTCATTGAAGAGTTGATTGTGATTTGATAAGtcatttaatataaataactcCAAAGTTGCAAAACTGGAACAACATCTCAAAGAAGAACAGAAGATCTATATTAAGGATTCATATATGATCTTGTTGCTTTCCCTGTGATTAGTGAGTCTAATTACCGGCATAATACAGCTGCAGAAccaaccaaattaaaccaaatataGACCCTAGAGTGAAATTCAGTTAGAGAGATAAACAAATTCCAAATTCGaaaagctaaaagaaaaaaacatcagcATTAAAGTGTATAAAATTTACCGaactcaaaaataataaaatccaCTTACGTTAGGTAGCTCCACTTGCAATCTAAAGCTTACACCATTtccacataaaataaaaagtcaataataattatttctcATGTAAACAAACAAGTTTCAGAATCATGCATGCATGTGTTTCTTTTTGCTCACTAAATAGTAAAAAGGTCTACATTTATCAACCTAAGGATTCAGCaattgtagtttttttctttcatttatatatatatagtttcttcatcttgtttcaaaatatcaaaaatttatgAGAAGAAGTCATGTGAAAgtttatcaaaaacaaacaataccATAGAAAGAATTGGTGGGGATTGTGCTGTTGTGTCGGAAGTTTGGTAACGCctaaaaataaccaaattaaaaacaaaagtgacGTATTCCTCAAAAATAGCAACactaaccaccaccaccacaattaaccttttttctttttcttctttttctaaacgTAGAACACACAACGGTTAAGTGgcttttatttttccttaacAGTTTTTTTCAAGAGATAAACATGAACACAAACCGTGACAACAAATCTTGAGCTTTTTGATACCCTAATTTTCTCTGatcaaaagtaaaacaaacccATNNNNNNNNNNNNNNNNNNNNNNNNNNNNNNNNNNNNNNNNNNNNNNNNNNNNNNNNNNNNNNNNNNNNNNNNNNNNNNNNNNNNNNNNNNNNNNNNNNNNNNNNNNNNNNNNNttttttttttttttctaaacgtAGAACACACAACGGTTAAGTGgcttttatttttccttaacAGTTTTTCTCAGAGATAAACATGAACACAAACCGTGACAACGAATCTTGAGCTTTTTGATACCCTAATTTTCTCCGatcaaaagtaaaacaaacccATCAAAAAATGGTGATGATATAGGCAAAAAGGaacaaggaagaaagaaaaagaaaaaaaaaagaaggtaaggGCATGGAAGAGGGTCGAAGAGGATCATCTTCAACACCACAATCACGTAAGATCATGGTGATCGCTGACCCGACCCGTGAATCAGCAGCTGCTCTTCAATACGCTCTTTCACACGCCGTGCTCGAGCAAGACGAGCTTATCCTTGTACATGTTGAAAGCTCTGGTGGTTCTTGGAAGAACGCTTTCTCAAGTTTTCTAAGATTACCAAGCTCCATCTCTTCCTCTAGCAGCGGCTCCTCTCCCGCTTCTAACCTTACCGCAAGCGCTTCTAACGCTGCGGCGGTAAGCGCTTTGGCCTCTGAGATAGGTCAAGGAGATGGGAACTTTCTTGAACAGATGAAACGGATATGTGAAATAGCTCAGCCTAAGGTACGTGTACACACCGAGTGTATAGCTATGGAAGGCATCAAAGCTATAGCGATTCTTCTTCATGGTGACAAGCTTGGCGTTGATGTTATCATTATAGGCCAACGCAGGACAATCTCATCTTCCCTTCTAGGGTATGTCCTCTCTATCTCCATAGATCCCTTTAAAGAACAATCATATACCAATTGGTAATGAACATTCTTTATATACAAGCGTTGGTCTCTTTACATTTTTGAGGATAGTTTTGAATTTGACAGATCAAGGCGGCCTGGAGGGTCACTAAGAGGTTCAAAAGGAGTAGACACAGCGGAATATCTAATCGAGAACAGTAAATGCACTTGCGTTGGGGTACAAAAGAAAGGTCAAAATGGAGGCTATGTTCTTAACACCAAGACACATAAGAACTTCTGGCTCTTGGCATGATCATATATACCTAGTCAGTTTTTAAATGCTTTCAGGTAGCTTAAtgctgtgaaaaaaaaaaattatgaagataAAATAAAGGTTACCTCCCCCACTCATGGATCTTCAAgtgttttcttttcctctcaTCTCTCTAAATTCTGGCAATGAAGTGGTCTTTtatatgttgtgtttttttcacTTTGAAAAGTGTGGGTAAACGTAACGCTGTAAATATCTAACACATGACAGCCTAATGACACCAGTGGGAAATAAACGGATGTATAAGAATCTAGAGAGAAGAATATGTTCATATATCATTGTTGTAAAGAGCAATGGGAGCTTTTGATTAGTCTCATCCAGTACCGAAAACTTTAGGTTCTGTAATAATCTatacaagaaaaggaaaagaaaaaaaaaagaacacatacGTACCGCTTTGCAGTTACCGGATTCATATACGCTTTGAGacaacaaatacaaaataacagGACATGAGTACAAATTAAACCCAACAATGAGAATTAACTTCTACTCGATAGTGCCCGCAAGGCTTTTTGATTAAACACATCAGAGTAATCATATAGAACCTACTCTTTCAAGGTTCATGTAAATTACATCTTGACATAGCACTGTAGAAAGTAGATTCGTCTACAAATGAATATGATAGAGACATGCATGAAAGAATGAAACATCAAAAGTCATGATGTTAGAAAATATCCTTCATAACGAGTTTTTTACACCCATTAAACATCAGCTGAtgtgtttaattaaaaaagcgCGCCTTGTGTACATAACAATCATACCAAAAGAATAGCATCAGTAATTTTTTGGTAAAGCTTCCATCATTTGGAACAAGATAATGGAACAATTTGTCACCGGTTTAGCAATGTTGATATAACTCAAGATAGTTGTCAATATGGTTTCAATGGAAATGgattataagaaaatgaaaacacacacataGTGCTCAATCAAGCAAATTAAGTCTTTCACAAAATTACCTACAAACTGACCACAAAAATAGGCACCTAGAGTCAATTTGGTCAatcaacaacacaacaacaaaaagaatctTACTTATGTTGCTAGTATGAACATTAACACTTTAATTTTCAGCTCCACAcctagagagaaaaaaagaaagaagggaaTTTGGCACCaataacctaaaaaaaaactataattcacTCTATGACCACTCTAACCATACATCCCTTATATTCTCTGTATTATGTATAATAATGTCCAAATTAACCCTTGTACATGACCAATAGTTACAATGTTTTTCACTCTTACTTGATACATAACAAAAAGTGACGCAACGAAAACTGAACATGACAACCTCTATAttgattattatataattatatattaattatattatgcaTTAATTCTCctgtaactaaaaatatatactattgcATAAATAATTTGACTACAGCTTATTAGAATTTTGTTCCTTTGGtcatatttgatttgttattattggaaaaacataatacagataaaaattataatatagaaaatattatatcatgTATATAATACAAGGTATTTTTAATAACATTCAGGTCGATAATTTAGATCcgttatatatattaactagaTGAGTATCCGCCCGATGTGcgagtttaaagttttataaattaaatttaaaaaatatgttaaaatttgttgtatgttatttataaatttttatttttgttataataccctgatttatatccatttacaaatcttttatgtatgttactatttaAAGTGTATTTTGTTACACTTAAATATgtatactctatgttacaaatatattctttatcaccacctagaaaatatctatacgaacacattaagccaactattttacttttatttctgcatagttttttaattactaaaattgttagctcaaaaaatattttgaattaaaaatatattacataatatactaatcaatgatatatcatcacaataatgtatgaccaccatggagaaaaccttggctccgccttcctccattggggagagataaccttgcgtccaacctcctccacatTCCTCTAtttgggagataaccttgtgtccaaccttctccaccatagagagagagaacctcggctctgccctcctcctatgtggagagaaagtgttcacgtctttttgctatctcaaaatggctttctctgacaatgaaaataaaaacctttttctaacgtcacaaaatcttttgatagtaactaatgttaaatttacCAATGGATTCGTGGAAGTgactttgacacaccatgatgtagcctctgtctctgtaacgcctcaaccgcggCCTTGCtaagtgagcccatgtccactctcagtccatgggtccaccttcctaagtggcctacatctattcccgccgtggacccacccatattcgatggctgGTTTGTTACGTTTAAGAGgctttaaaaaattgtttaccgatcctacaaatcaacaaatgatcttttcctgtgttttgtcctcactcgcacagttccaaaAATCACTTCCAGGTTAGTTCTCTCAGAACCCTTGACCGAAataataagtgcattttggtgatatatgtggccaaatcaattcttttaaaactttcCGTAAACCAGGGTGTCAtggtctttgagctcctatggatctatcaacaatgatttatgtttttctaatctatctatctatgtttgttgtaagcttgtgtttgattagcctatttcatccatccattaggttgatgagcttctacttgttatctccctttgggattgaatgaataagggtaacaattatgtttgcaaaaaaaaaaggtttatgaccaaccaatcaaggttgaaaaattagaagaaaattaatttagcataattaaagaaacaatagaaaattataagcactgtaatatatgaatctcaaattattcaaagataaaaatataaattaaataaaacaatctaaaaatactacaataaattttaaaataaagtattaggaaaagaagacgcatatattaatctttttttttgtcaacatattaatcttacctattcccaactgaaaaaggagaaagtaggagaaaattttggtttttaaaaaataataaaaatttactttcccgttaaaaaaaaattatcaatctaacaaagttgaaaacagtgtttatgaataaattatttaaatatgagacgatctatgatTATGTAGAactgagtatttacaaaatttagaattaataattaactgtatattttccttaatccctttttctattttttttttagaattaataacttaaaattaaaaataagtaaataatattataattttgaattttatgaaatatatttatatatatatatataatattcttataattatttaaaaaacttttttttatataaattctgtaatatttgataattatctttttactttattaatattttttttaaacaaaatattttatttttgttgtaatcaaattcctcATTAACTTTTACATATGTGTAAAtatgagattgataacttgacacatgtcaaaatcttgttaatggctaactttcaaaatccaactttatataataagatttttttgtagtatagtaattttttatttggtgtacATTTAACTTGACAGTTTGGGTTCTCTATGTTGTATcctttagggtatagttttctttttgcatgTTTCATTGGCCACcactattactactactactttcCTTGACATCACCACCAGCTATCGCAAACGCTAGCATCCTTACCACCATCATCGTTACAACCACCACTATTACTACTACCGTCATTACCATTTTATCATCGCCGCCCAAACCACTACTACCATGCTTTATTCCATActatttcatttaattatactatttttttcgAACATTTAACTTGATAATTTGAGTTTCCTATGTTGTATTCCttaggatataatttttttccatgCAATTAACTCGGCAGTCATTGGCCACCCCTATTACTTATACTTccatactattttattttgttctatactattttatttgtaagttCTGTATAcagtaatttttctttaaaataagtttatgtcagtttataaaaaattgaaagtagtagtagtaattttatttgtcattttatttttatttttgttgcccTGGATATTATggacaatttggaaagataggaataaaaaagtttttcaaggagTTGAGGCTGAGCCAATTGATATTATCAATCAGGCGTCAACTGATAAATTTTTGTGGGAGGAGGCTAAGTCCTTCTCGGGTAACTTTTTGACTCCCCAACCGGATCCGGAGGAAAGGGTTGTTTCTGTTCGGTGTCAGGTTGATGGGTCATGGAAAAGATCCGACCCTTTAGAGGGCTTGGGTTGGTGGTATGGGACTAATGAGGATAAGAAGCTACTTTTGGGAGCTCGCAGTCTTCGTCGTAGTCCCTCTTCCCTTCACTCGGAGCTTAATGCCTTGGTATGGGCGATGGAGTCTCTTCGGGCGATGGGGATTGATTGTCAGAATTTTGAGTCAGACAGTGCTGAactggtggcgatggtgcaggaTCCGGACGACTGGCCAGCATTTTCGCACTTATTGGAAGACTTCCATTCCCTCAGATCATCTTACACCTCCTTCACTCTGACAAAGATTCCGCGAACGTCAAACGTCCGAGCAGACTGTCTTGCTCGCTCTTCTAGACCTTTagcttctgaatcttcttttgtaaattcTCTTCCTCCAGATTGGGCAACTAATCTTGGagtcattttttaatttattttaatgtaaggttgaaaaaaaaaagatatatgtagaaaaaaacagttagatttttagaagatttataaaaaaatct from the Camelina sativa cultivar DH55 chromosome 12, Cs, whole genome shotgun sequence genome contains:
- the LOC104732371 gene encoding uncharacterized protein LOC104732371 isoform X2, which translates into the protein MEEGRRGSSSTPQSRKIMVIADPTRESAAALQYALSHAVLEQDELILVHVESSGGSWKNAFSSFLRLPSSISSSSSGSSPASNLTASASNAAAVSALASEIGQGDGNFLEQMKRICEIAQPKVRVHTECIAMEGIKAIAILLHGDKLGVDVIIIGQRRTISSSLLGSRRPGGSLRGSKGVDTAEYLIENSKCTCVGVQKKGQNGGYVLNTKTHKNFWLLA
- the LOC104732371 gene encoding uncharacterized protein LOC104732371 isoform X1; its protein translation is MEEGRRGSSSTPQSRKIMVIADPTRESAAALQYALSHAVLEQDELILVHVESSGGSWKNAFSSFLRLPSSISSSSSGSSPASNLTASASNAAAVSALASEIGQGDGNFLEQMKRICEIAQPKVRVHTECIAMEGIKAIAILLHGDKLGVDVIIIGQRRTISSSLLGFEFDRSRRPGGSLRGSKGVDTAEYLIENSKCTCVGVQKKGQNGGYVLNTKTHKNFWLLA